Part of the Desulfolutivibrio sulfoxidireducens genome is shown below.
ATACGGGCAGCCCGAGGACTGGCGAGGCAATCCCTTCGGCACGCTTCGGGCCTGGAAGTGGAGCCTTCCCGCCGGGAAAGACCGGATCAGCATGGTCCTTATGTATTATGCCGGGGATGACGGGGAATACACCGAGGGCAATTCCCTGCGCATCACCTCCAGAAACATGGTGGAGGAGGAGGATCGGTGCTATAAGGAAAAAAAGGCGGACGAGGAACCGGCAACCGAGTTGAGAAAACCGGCGGACGTCTCCGAGTTGGATTGGCTTTTGCCCAAGTAGGCCTGATTGGACCACGCGCGCGAGGTCTTGGTGCCTTCCTCCCTTTTGCACCGGCAATTCCAGGATAAAAAAGCCGTTTTAGGCGTTTTATTGGAACGTCTGGCCGGATTGGCCGGAAAGGTTTCCTGGCCGGGCGCGGACGAGGCCAGGCAAACCTCCGCCGCCCTTCTGGCCAGCCTGGGAGAGCCCTTCCTGTTTGTGGTCGTGGGCGAGGTCAAGACCGGAAAAAGCAGTCTGGTCAACGCCCTCTTGGGCGAGGTCCTGTGCGACGTGGCCCCGGACCCATGCACCGATCGCATCCGCATGATCGGCTACGGCGAGGTGGCCTCCGAGACCGCGGCCGGGCCATATCTGGTCCAGGCCCGGGCGCCCCACGATATCCTGCGGGAGATCGCCGTGGTGGATACCCCGGGGGTGGACAGCATCATCGACCGCCACCAGGAAATCACCGAACGGTTCATTCCCAAAAGCGACCTGGTCCTTTTCGTTTTCTCGGCCATCAACCCCTATTCCCGTTCGGCCTGGGATTTTTTTTCATTGGTGCGTTCCGAATGGCGGCGCAAGGTGGTCTTTGTGCTGAACCAGGCCGATCTGGCCACCCCCGAGCAACTGCGGGTCAACGAGGCCTCGGTGCGTCGGCTGGCCATCGAACGCGGGGTGGATGACCCGGTGATCTTTGCCGTGTCGGCCACCCTGGGCCTGACCGACCCGGAAGGCGGCGGCATCGAGAAGGTGCGGCGCTACATCCGGGAGATGGTCACTGGCGGCGGACACTATGCCCAGAAAATGGTGTCCCTGGGCGACGCCGCCTTGCGGGTGACCGAGAGGCTGTCGGACGCGTTGGCGGCACGCAAGGCCGAGCTTGATCGGGATACGCGACAGGCCGAAGGAATCAGGGCCCGGATCGCGTCGGCCAGGACCGCCGCCGAACGCGAGACCGCGAGCCTGACGGCCCGGGTGGCGGCGGCCTACGTCCGCATGTCCCAGGAATTCGCGGCCGCGTTCGAGTCGGAACTGACTTTCGGGAACATGATCGGCCGGGCCGTGACCGGTATCTTTCGGCGCGGGTCGGCCGGCATCGACAGGCGGGCGTCCGAGTTGACAAGGGATTTTGCCGATAAACTCACCCGCGAGGTGGAGGACATCACCCGCCAGGGCGCGGCCCATGTGTCCGAGAGCCTTTTGGAACGGGTCCGGCCCCTTCTGGAGGAGCTTGAGGGGCGGGCCAGGTCCTCCATGGCGGCAGGTCGGGAAGGCCGGGATCATGCCGCGTTTTTCGAGGAACGCGAAAAGGTGGCCCGGGAGGTGAAAAGCCGGGTGGAGGCGCTTTTGGGAGAGGGCGGGAACCTTGAAGGCGTTTCTCCCCGGGGGTTTTCCGGCCTGGATCCCAAGGCGGCCATGGGCGGGGCCTTGGTGGTCATTGGCGCGGTGTTCGCCATGTCGGTCAAAAGCGTGGTGGTGGACGTGACCGGCGGGCTTTTGGCGGCCACGGGCATGGTGCTGGCCGGGGGAACCTTGCTGTGGAAGCGGCCCCGGATCATGCGGGCCTTTCGCGCGAACCTGTCCGAGGCCGGGGAGCGCCTGGAACAGGAGCTTTCCGAACGCCTCGCGGCGCGCATGGAGCATCTTTTCGCCGAGCTTGCGGGACGGTTCGAGCCGCTTTTTCTCGAGATCGGGGAGCGGGAGCGGATCATCGAGGCACAGTCCCGGGAGGCGGCAAAGCTTGGCCGGGAGATCGGGGGATTTGTCGGGGAGATCAGGAGCCAGACCGGGGAATCACGATAAGTCGCCACAGCCGGTTCCGGGGGAACGCATCGTCCGGAAAAAGGGCGTCCCGGCGAGAGGTTTCTCGTGGCCCTACGTCGGCACGATCCCCAGAGCCGAAAGTTTGGCCAGAAGATCCGTTTTCGCCACGGGCTTGACCAGATAGGCGGACGCCCCATCCTCGAAAAGCGCGGTCAGGGTGTTGTCCTCGTCGTCCATGGAGGTGGCCATGATGGCCTTGGCCCGCTTCTCGTCTGGAATCGCGGCTCGCCGCTCCATTTCCCGAATCCTCTCCAGGGTTTCATGTCCATCCTGACCGGGCATGATAATGTCCATGAAAACGACGTCGTAGGTCCGGCCTGATTCCAGGACCCGGGCCACGGCCTCCACGGCCTGGCCCCCGTCGCTACAGACGTCGCATGTCCCCAATCCTTTGAGGTGGGCCGTGAGAATCATGCGGCTGGCCTCGTCGTCGTCCACGATCAAAAAACGCATATCCGCTCCTTGCAAAACCGGATGCTCGTCTTTTATCGCAACGCCCTGATGACCACAAGCGTCAAGTCGTCCTCGGGACGCAGAGGTTGGACGAAGTCCTGTACGGCGTCCACCACGGCGTCCACGATTTCCTGGGAGGTCTTGCCGGCGTTTTTGCGCAGGACTTCCCGGAAACGGTCCTTGCCGTACATCTCCCCGGCCGGATTCATGGCCTCCCAGATGCCGTCGGTGCCAAGGACCAGGAGTTGGCCGGCACACAGTCCGGGCCGGTGGTTTTCCGTGTATTCCCAGGTCGCCTCCACCCCAAGCGGAATGCCCGAGCCCATGAGTTCCTCGAAATCGTCGCGGCCGGGATCGTAGAGCAGGGCCGGATCGTGACCGGCCCGCACCCAGGTGAGTTCGCCGGTATCGAGGTTCATGCTCAAAAAAAACAGGGTGATGAACCGGCCGGTCAGTTGGGTGTCCCGGCACAAAAGCCGGTTGACCATGGTGATGCACCTGGCCGGGTCGGGGTCCTCGTCGGCCCGGGCGTGCAGAAGCGCCCGCCCCGTGGCCATGAACAGGGCCGCCGAGACGCCGTGCCCGGTGACGTCGCCCAAAACCACGTCGCAGGTGTCGCCACGCTCGCGCGAAAAGGATAAAAAGTCGTAATAGTCCCCGCCGGTCTCGTCGCAAAAAAGGCTTATGGCGGCGATGTCCAGGCCGGGGATGACCGGAGGCCGTTCGGGCAGGAGGTTGCGCTGGACCTCCATGGCCAGGGCCATGTCGTTTTTGAGCTTGACCCGCTCCAGAAGCTTGGGGGCCATGTCGTTGAAGGCCCGGGCCAGATCGCCCAGTTCGTCGCGGCTTGCGACCTCGGCCCGGGCCGTGAGGTCGCCCTCGGCCAGGGTGGCGGCGGCCTTGGCCAGCCTGGCGAGGGGCCGGGTCACGGTCAGGGAGGCGATGGCCGCAGCGCCCACCAAAAGCAGGTTGATGACCAGGGCGAACAGGCTGGTGTCGCGCAGCATGCTCCTGGTACGGTCGATGATGCTGGCCTCGGCTTCCCGGCTTGAAGCCACGATGACCTCCTGGGGCACGATGACCGCCAGGGTCAGGCCGTCCTGAATGACCGGCTTGTAGGCCCATACGCTCGGCACCCCCCGGAAGGGCATCTCCAGGATGCCCTGGCGGCCGGCCTGGACGTCGTCCCGCATGGTCCGCACGGCCGCTGGATCCTCGTTTTCCAGCCGCTCCATGGCCAGGGGCGTCTTCCAATCCCGGTCATCCTCCATGTAGTCGCGCATGGCCACGATGACCATGGCCTTGGAATCCCCGTCCTCGGGTGTGGCCGGACGCAGCAGCATGGAGCGCACGGCCGGGGTCCAACGCCGGGAGAGGTCGCTTTCCAGAAGCAGGGTGTCCAGGGGAAAGTCCACGCCCGTGACCCCGATGATGGAGCCGTCCGGCTCATGCACGGGCAGGGACAGGGTGGCGATGGTCCGGGAGGTGTTGGCGTCCACCATGATACTCCAGACGCCCCGGCCCTGGGCCTTGACCGCGGTGTACCAGGGCCGGCGCCGGGGGTCGTAGTCCGGGGGGTAGCCGCCGTGGCCGGGATAGGCGCAGTGCAGGCCGTTGTCCAGGCTGACGTAGTTCCACAGGAGCAACGGTTCATGGCGCAGGTAGATGATCCGGAAGGTCGGCAAAAGCCGGGACAGGGGGCCGATGTCGCGCAGGGCGGCCTGCCTGTCCGCGTTCGGGGACAGGCGGAAGACCAGATGGTCGGGGGTTGTCGGGATGACCGTCTTGGCCTTGGTCTCGCCGGTGGAGTCGGGCAGGGCCCGCGGCGGTTCGAGCACGCCGATGCGCGGGTCGCGGCGGTCGTAGTCGGTGTCGAAGAGGACCGGTTCGATGCCGGGGGGACGTTCGACCAGCAGGCGTTCCGCCTCGCGGGCCTGAAGCGTCAGGGCCAGTTCCAGCACGTCGCGGGTGTCGTTGACGGCCTCGGCGAAGAGGTTGACGGTCTGGGCCAGTTCCCGTTCGGCCGTATCCCGGGAGTTCGCGGCGGCGGCGCCGGCCAGTTCGCGTCCAAGGGCCTGGGTCTCGCGAATGGAGTACCAGCGCACCAGGAACACGGGCGGCAGGACCATGATCAGCAGAAAAAGAAGCAGCTTCCATCTGATACGCATGGGGACTCCGGGACGGCGGACGGCGGTCGTGGGACGGCATGTCCCTGTCAGGCCAAGTGTGGCGAAAAACGGACGACAGCACAAGAGGGAAGCCTGGAATCGGGACGGCCTCGGGGACCGGATGCACAGGCCCGTCCCGGAAGAGGGGCGATGGTTCCGTGCGCCGGGGCCGGAGAAAAGACCGGGACCTGCGGGTCAGATCCTTGACATGCCGGGACAAACGGAATAACGACTCCCTCTCGCCTTGCTCTTCCTCGTCCGGGAAGGGCCATGGACCACAAGGAGGATGTATGCGTAAGTACGAGACGTTGTTGCTTTTTAGCCCCGAATTGGCCTCGGAGAACCTTCAGGAGATCCTGGAAACCCTCAAAGGGGTCATCGAACGCGAACAGGGAAGCGGCTTGACCCTGGACGACTGGGGCATGCGCGATCTGGCCTACATGGTGCGCAAACAGACCCGCGGCCACTACGTGCGTCTGGAATACGCCCTGCCGCCGGCAGGGGTGGCCGAACTGGAGCGCATCGTGCGCATCACCGACGGCATTTTGAAGTTCGTCACCGTCAAGCTGGCCGACAAGGTCGCTGCATAGCGGGGGAAATCACCATGGCTTTCAAGAAAAAATTCACGCCCAAAAAGAAGTTCTGCCGGTTTTGCGCCAACAAGAACCTGCCGCTTGATTACAAGCGCGCCGATATCCTGAAGGACTTCATCACCGATCGGGGCAAGATCATCGCCCGCCGGATCACCGGGACCTGCGCCAAGTGCCAGCGACGTCTGACCACCGAGATCAAGCGCGCCCGTCAGATGGCCCTTTTGTGCTACACCGCGACGCATAGCCTCGAGTATCGCAAGAAAATGTAAGGTCAGGGGGACGACATGCAACTCATTCTTCGCGCCGACGTGGAAAACCTTGGCAGCCTCGGCGAGGTGGTCACGGTCAAGCCCGGCTACGGCAGAAACTACCTCGTGCCCCAGGGCCTGGCCATGCCCGCCTCCGAGGCCAACCTCAAGGTCTTTGACCGGGAGCGCAAAAAACTCCAGGCCAGGATGGATTCCGTCCGTTCCGCCGCCCAGGATGTGGCCGACAAACTGGCCGCCTTGGCCCTGACCATCGAGGTCCGGGTCGGCGAGAACGACAAGCTCTACGGTTCGGTCACCTCGGCCCAGATCGCCGACCTTCTGGCCGCCTCCGGCGTCGAGATCGATCGGAAGAAAATCGTTCTGGATGATCCCATCCGAGCCCTCGGCGACTACGTCGTGGAGGTGAAGCTCCACGCCGACGTGCGCGGCAAGGTCGCGGTCAAGGTGATCAAGCAGGGCGGTCACGAGCCCCAGGCGCCCGAAGCGGCAAGCGATAGTGGAACCACAGCGGAAGAAGCCGCGAGCTAAGGCCGCCGGATATCCGGACGGCCAATCGGTGACCGGGAAGACCCTGGATCGGGTTTCCTCGGACCTTTTGCGCAAGCTCCCCCCCCAGAACCTGGACGCCGAAAAGGCGGTTTTGGGGGGGGTTTTGCTGAAAAATACCGTTCTTTTTTCCCTCATCGACCTCGTTGGCGAGGATGATTTCTATTCCCCGGTCCACAAGACCATCTATCGCGCCTTTCTCGATCTCTCCCGAAAAAACGCGGCCATCGACATGGTCACCCTGGCCGACGAGCTGTCCAAGGCCGGACGCCTGGAGGAGGTCGGGGGGCCCCTGTATCTGGCCGAACTGGCCCAGTCCACCGTGGGCGCGGCCAACGCCCTGCACCATGCCCGCATCGTCCGGGAAAAGTCCGTGCAGCGGCGGCTCATCGGCGCGGCCACGGACATCATCACCCGCTGCTTCGAGGCCACCCAGGACATCAATCAACTGCTGGACGAATCCGAACAGGCCATTTTTGCCATCGCCGACGCCAAGACCGTCCAGGGCGTCAAGTCCAGCAAGGAACTGGTGGCCGCCGTCTTCGAGCAGATCGAAAAGCGCATGGAGAGCAAGGAACTGGTCACCGGGGTGCCCACCGGCTACTACCAGTTCGACGAATACACCGCGGGGCTTCAACCCTCGGACCTGATCATCATCGCCGGACGCCCCAGCATGGGCAAGACCGCCTTCGCCCTGAACGTGGCCATGCGCTCGGCGGCCATGCACGGCGTGCCCACGGCGATTTTTTCCCTGGAGATGTCCATGGAGCAGCTCATGCAACGCATGCTGTGCTCCTGGGCCAAGGTGGACCTAAGCCGCCTGCGCCGGGGCCGGCTGGACGACGACGACTGGGCCAGGCTCTACGAGGCGGCCAACAATCTCTCCCCGGCGCCCATCTTCATCGACGACACCGCCGCCCTGACCACCATGGAGATGCGCGCCCGCTGCCGCCGCCTCAAGGCCGAACACGGCCTGGGCCTGGTGGTGGTGGACTATCTCCAGCTCATGCGCGCCTCGCGGCACATCGATTCCCGCGAACAGGAAATTTCCGACATCTCCCGGAACCTCAAGGCCCTGGCCAAGGAACTGCATCTGCCTGTCGTGGCCCTGTCCCAGCTCAACCGCAAGGTCGAGGAGCGCGGCGACAAGCGGCCCATGATGTCCGATCTGCGCGAGTCCGGAGCCATCGAACAGGACGCGGACGTGATCATCTTTTTGTATCGCGCCGCGGCCTACAAGCGCAAAGAGGAACTCACCCCCGAGGACAATGTGGCCGAGATCATCATCGGCAAGCAGCGAAACGGCCCCACGGGCATGGTCAAGCTGACCTTTTTCAAGGAATACACGGCATTCGAGAATTTGTCGGACATCCCTCCGCCATCCGAATACGGCGCGTGACCCGATGGGCCGCGAGCCGGGACGTCCGCCGCGGTCAGGCCCGTACGTCCCTCGGTGCCGCCAGTGACGTTCCCCTGGTTTTTTCATGCCATCGGGTTTATGGGGTTAAGGGGGGAGCGGGGGATGCTCTGTCCGGTCCGCCAATTCCACAACGAAGGAGTTCCCGTGTTTTACGACGATGCCGAAAAATGGTCGCGCCAGGAGATCGAAAAGGCCCAGGTCCAGCGCCTGCGCCGCACCCTTGCCCGGGCCGCCGGCTCCCGCTTCTACGGCGATCTCTTTCGCGCCAAGGCCATTGATCCCGACACGATACACACCTTGGACGACGTCCGGCGCATCCCCTTCACCACCAAGGCCGACCTGCGCGCCGCCTATCCCGACGGCCTTTTGGCCATGCCCGTCAAGGACATGGTGCGCATGCACGTGTCTTCCGGAACCACGGGCGCGCCAACCGTCATCTACCATACGAAAAACGACCTTTCCTGGTGGGCCTCGCTCATGGCCAGGTGCATGTACATGGTCGGCATCCGGCCCTCCGACGTGTTCCAGAACATGTCCGGGTACGGGCTTTTCACCGGAGGCCTGGGCATCCACTACGGGGCCGAGCGCCTGGGCTGCCTGACCATCCCGGCCGGGGCCGGCAACAGCATGCGCCAGATCAAGCTGATCACCGATTTCCACGTCACGGCCGTGCACATCATCCCGTCCTACGCCATGCACCTGGCCAATGTGGTCCGGGAAATGGGCATGGACCCGAAAGACCTGCCCATCCGCTTCGCCCTGGTCGGGGCCGAGCCCTATACCGAGGAGTCCAGGCGGCGGCTCGAGGCCCTCTATGACATGAAGGTCTACAACTCCTACGGCCTCTCGGAGATGAACGGCCCCGGCGTGGCCTTCGAATGCCCCGAGCAGCACGGCATGCACCTGTGGGAGGACGCCTATATCGCCGAGATCGTGGACCCCGAGACCGGGGATCCGGTTCCTGACGGCGAACTCGGGGAACTGGTCATGACCACGCTTGGCCGCGAGGGCATGCCCATCATCCGCTACCGCACCCGGGACCTGACCCGCTTTCTGCCCGGTCCCTGCCCCTGCGGCCGGGTCCACCGGCGCATCGACCGCATCGCCGGGCGCTGCGACGACATGATCATCATCAAGGGCGTCAACATCTATCCCATGCAGGTGGAGGCCATCCTCATGGCCATGCCCGAGGTCGGCCAGAACTACCTCATCGAACTCGACCGCGTCGGGGACATGGACCAGATCAAGGTCAAGGTGGAGCTCAAGGACGAATACTTCGTCGAGGACATGCGCGCCCTGACCGCCCTGCAAAAACGCATCACCGCGCGGCTTCGCGACGAGATCCTGGTCACCCCGAAGGTGGAACTGGTCGAGGCCAAAAGCCTGCCCCGGGCCGAGGGCAAGGCCAAACGGGTCGTCGACAACCGGGGGGCCATGTCGTGAGCTATGTGGGCGCGACGCTGTTTCTGGCCTTGCTCTTGGCCGTGCTCGGGCTGCATGTCTTAAGCCTTCCGGCCAACTGGATCCTCTTTGGGCTGGTGGCCCTGTGGGGCTGGCTGGTCCCGGGGGCCCACTTCGGCTGGCAGTTCTACGCCATCCTGGCCGGCCTGGCCGTGGTCGGGGAGGTGATCGAGTTCGCGGCCCAGTATTTCGGGGCCAAGAAATACGGGGCCACGGGCAAGGGCAACCTGGGCGGAATGATCGGCGCGATCCTCGGGGCCATCCTCGGCGCGCCGTTTTTCTTCGGCCTGGGGGCGCTTCTCGGGGCCGTTGCCGGGGCCTTTTTCGGATGCTATTTCTTCGAACGCCAGCACGGTCGGGACAAGGCCGAGGCCACGCGCGCGGCCTGGGGCACCCTGTACGGCAAGGTGCTGGGCATGGCGGTCAAGATCGGCCTGGGCGGGGCCATGTGGATCTCCGCCGTGCGCAAAATCTGGCCATAGGGCACAAGAGGAAGACCAAGCGATGCTTACCGGCGGTGATTTTCCCAAATACCGGGGGCGGATGGAATACGTCTGCCTGGGGTGCGGACAGCGTTACGACATCCGCGAACTGCTCTATACCTGCCCCAAATGCGGCGACGTCTTTGTGCTCGAGGACACCACCTTCGACACCCTGGCGGAATTTCCCCCAAGCTACTGGCAAAGCCTCTTCGACAAGCGGGCCGCCACCCGGACCACTGCCCTGCGCGGCATCTTCCGCTTTCACGAGCTGACCGCGCCCGCTGTCGAGGAACAGGACATCGTCTATCTCGGCGAGGGCCATACCCCCATCATCGCCGCCAGCGACGCCCTGCGCGAGTCCCTCGGCGTGCCTTTTTTCTACAAAAACGACGGCCAGAACCCCAGCGCCTCCTTCAAGGACCGGGGCATGGCCTGCGCCTTTAGCTACTTAAAACACCTCGTGCGGGCCAACGACTGGGATTCGGTGCTGACCGTGTGCGCCTCCACCGGCGACACCTCCGCCTCCGCGGCCCTCTATGCCGCCTACGTGGGCGGTCCCATCAAAAGCGCGGTGATCCTGCCCAAGGGCAAGGTCACGCCTCAGCAACTGGCCCAGCCCCTGGGCAGCGGGGCCACCGTGCTCGAGGTTCCCGGGGTCTTCGACGACTGCATGAAGGTGGTGGAATATCTGGCCGACAACTACCGGGTGGCGCTTTTAAACTCCAAAAACGCCTGGCGCATCCTGGGCCAGGAGTCCTACGCCTTCGAGATCGCCCAGTGGCGGGCCTACGACACCTACCGCACCTGCGTGTTCGTGCCCATCGGCAACGCCGGAAACATCACGGCCATCATGGGCGGTTTCCTCAAGCTCAAACGCCTGGGGATCATCCCCTCCCTGCCGCGCATCTTCGGGGTGCAGTCCGAACACGCCGATCCCGTCTACCGCTACTATGCCGTCAGCGAGCCAAAAAAACGGCGCTACCAGCCGGTCGCGGTCTCCCCCAGCGTGGCCCAGGCAGCCATGATCGGCAATCCCGTGTCCTTTCCCCGGGTCAAGTATTTCGCCGAACAGTACGAGAAAATCGGCGGTCCCGGCAGCTTCCAGGTCATCCAGGTCAGGGAGCAGGACATCATCGAGGGCATGCTTCTGGCCAACCGCCACGGCCACATCAGTTGCACCCAGGGCGGGGAATGCCTGGCCGGACTGCGCGCCGCCGTGGAACTGGGGCTCGTCGAACCCTCCGAAGAGGCCATCCTGGACGCCACGGCCCATCACCTCAAGTTCATCGGCTTCCAGGAAATGTACTACACCAATTCCTTCCCGCCCGAATACGGCATCACGCCCCGCTCTGGCTTCGTCAATGCCCCCGAGGCGATCATTGGCGACAAGGACAAGGCTACCCTGTCCCCGGCCGACTATACCGCCAAGGCCGCCAAGGCCGTGGTGGCCCGCCTCGGGCTGACCGGCAAGGGATAGAAAAAGATGCCTCCGGCGGCCAGGGGGGAAACTTTTTGAAAAAAGTTTCCCCCCTGGACCCCTCTTCAAAAACGTTCAACGCGCTTCGCGTCCGGACTTCTCGCTCCGGGGCGTCTTTTCCTTCGAACACTCTGGTTTTCCGGGCGCGGATTCCCGGCGCGAAGCGCCGGGAATCCGCGCCCGGAACCGGGGGGCCCGGGGGGAATGATTCCCCCCGGGCGGAGGAGGGGTCCGGGGAGGAGGCGCAGCCGCCTCCCCGGGGGCAGTCGACCGCCATGGCCAAACGAAAAGAACGTGCCGACCAGTGGCTTGTGGAGCAGGGGCTGTGCGAGTCCCGGGAGCGGGCCAAGCGGCTGATCATGGCCGGCCGGGCCTTTTTTTTGCGTGGCGAAGGGAAGGAGGCCGTGGACAAGCCGGGCCGGCAGTTTCCCGAGGGGACGGTCTTCGGGCTGACCCAGGAGGAACGCTTCGTCAGTCGGGGCGGCTACAAGCTTCTGACGGCCATCGAGGCCTTCGGCATCGACGTCGCGGCCAAGACGGCCCTGGACGCCGGGGCCTCCACGGGCGGCTTTACGGATTGTCTGCTGCAATATGGCGCGGCCCATGTCTTTGCCGCCGATGTGGGCCATTCCCAACTGCACGAGCGGTTGCGCCAGGATTCCAGGGTCACGGTCCTGGAGGGCGTCAACCTGCGCCATGCCGGGCCGGGATTGTTGCCCGGTCCCGTGGACCTTCTCGTCCTTGACGTTTCTTTTATTTCATTGCGTCTGGTCCTGCCCCCGTGCCTGACCCTGGTAAAGCCGGGAGGGGAGGTCGTGGCCCTGATCAAGCCCCAGTTCGAGCTTGGGCCGGAGCGCACGGACCGGGGGGTGGTGCGCGGCGAGGCGGACCGGGCCGAGGCAGTGGCCCTGGTCACGGATTTCGCGAGACGCACCTGCGGCCTGGAACTGGTGGGCGTCGTTCCCTCGAAAATCACAGGCCCCAAGGGCAATCAGGAATATCTCGCCTATTTCAAGAAACCTCTTGAAACCTGTTGATATAAATATCCTGAAACGTTTCTGAAACATCCCTTCCCACAAGACATGGCGAAGTTTTCGAAAGGGGGTCCAGGGGGGAAACCTTTTTCAAAAGGTTTCCCCCCTGGCCGCCGGAGGCTTTCTTCCCGATCATCCTCCCGCTTGCCCCCGGCGCAATTCGGCATGGCGTTTCACCTGATGCATGAAGGTGCGCATGATGATGTCCCGGTTGGGTTGGTGGGAGCCGTCGTGGGGCGAATCCAGGTAGGGGATATTTTTCGTGAGCAGAAGCGGCTTGAGGATGGCCGAGCAGACGGTGCTGGGCATGCAGGTGAAGGGGAAGACGTTGACCACTCCGTCGTAGGCGTCCTGGGCATAGGCCAGGGCCCCGGCGATGCTCACCCCGGCCTCGGTGCCGATGTCGAAGCTGTAAAGCCGGTCGTCGTCCAGAAACGACTCCAGGTGGGCCACGTCGTGGTCCGGAGCGATGTCCAGATGGCGCACCACCGGGTCGTAGACCGCCTTTTGGCGTTTGATCTGCCAGTCCATGGTCAGCCGGGTCACGATCCGATCCCTGCCCGCCTTGACGAGTCCCCGGGGGTCCCGGTCCTTGAGGTTTTTGCGCCAGGCCAGGCCGGCGTCGCGTCGATTGAGGTGGGTCACGAAGTTGAACCACTCCGTGAGCGAGGCGTTGACCACCTCGCCGCCCAGGGCCTCCACGGTCCGGAGCAGATCCTGGTTTGCGCCGGGATGGGAGCGCAGATAGATCTCTCCCACGACCCCCACCCTGGGGCGACGGGGCAGGGCCGGGTCCATGAGGTCGCGGGCCCTTTCCGCCGTCCGGGCGGCCACGGTCTCCATGGGCCCGA
Proteins encoded:
- a CDS encoding dynamin family protein; the encoded protein is MERLAGLAGKVSWPGADEARQTSAALLASLGEPFLFVVVGEVKTGKSSLVNALLGEVLCDVAPDPCTDRIRMIGYGEVASETAAGPYLVQARAPHDILREIAVVDTPGVDSIIDRHQEITERFIPKSDLVLFVFSAINPYSRSAWDFFSLVRSEWRRKVVFVLNQADLATPEQLRVNEASVRRLAIERGVDDPVIFAVSATLGLTDPEGGGIEKVRRYIREMVTGGGHYAQKMVSLGDAALRVTERLSDALAARKAELDRDTRQAEGIRARIASARTAAERETASLTARVAAAYVRMSQEFAAAFESELTFGNMIGRAVTGIFRRGSAGIDRRASELTRDFADKLTREVEDITRQGAAHVSESLLERVRPLLEELEGRARSSMAAGREGRDHAAFFEEREKVAREVKSRVEALLGEGGNLEGVSPRGFSGLDPKAAMGGALVVIGAVFAMSVKSVVVDVTGGLLAATGMVLAGGTLLWKRPRIMRAFRANLSEAGERLEQELSERLAARMEHLFAELAGRFEPLFLEIGERERIIEAQSREAAKLGREIGGFVGEIRSQTGESR
- a CDS encoding response regulator, whose product is MRFLIVDDDEASRMILTAHLKGLGTCDVCSDGGQAVEAVARVLESGRTYDVVFMDIIMPGQDGHETLERIREMERRAAIPDEKRAKAIMATSMDDEDNTLTALFEDGASAYLVKPVAKTDLLAKLSALGIVPT
- a CDS encoding SpoIIE family protein phosphatase is translated as MRIRWKLLLFLLIMVLPPVFLVRWYSIRETQALGRELAGAAAANSRDTAERELAQTVNLFAEAVNDTRDVLELALTLQAREAERLLVERPPGIEPVLFDTDYDRRDPRIGVLEPPRALPDSTGETKAKTVIPTTPDHLVFRLSPNADRQAALRDIGPLSRLLPTFRIIYLRHEPLLLWNYVSLDNGLHCAYPGHGGYPPDYDPRRRPWYTAVKAQGRGVWSIMVDANTSRTIATLSLPVHEPDGSIIGVTGVDFPLDTLLLESDLSRRWTPAVRSMLLRPATPEDGDSKAMVIVAMRDYMEDDRDWKTPLAMERLENEDPAAVRTMRDDVQAGRQGILEMPFRGVPSVWAYKPVIQDGLTLAVIVPQEVIVASSREAEASIIDRTRSMLRDTSLFALVINLLLVGAAAIASLTVTRPLARLAKAAATLAEGDLTARAEVASRDELGDLARAFNDMAPKLLERVKLKNDMALAMEVQRNLLPERPPVIPGLDIAAISLFCDETGGDYYDFLSFSRERGDTCDVVLGDVTGHGVSAALFMATGRALLHARADEDPDPARCITMVNRLLCRDTQLTGRFITLFFLSMNLDTGELTWVRAGHDPALLYDPGRDDFEELMGSGIPLGVEATWEYTENHRPGLCAGQLLVLGTDGIWEAMNPAGEMYGKDRFREVLRKNAGKTSQEIVDAVVDAVQDFVQPLRPEDDLTLVVIRALR
- the rpsF gene encoding 30S ribosomal protein S6, with the protein product MRKYETLLLFSPELASENLQEILETLKGVIEREQGSGLTLDDWGMRDLAYMVRKQTRGHYVRLEYALPPAGVAELERIVRITDGILKFVTVKLADKVAA
- the rpsR gene encoding 30S ribosomal protein S18, which codes for MAFKKKFTPKKKFCRFCANKNLPLDYKRADILKDFITDRGKIIARRITGTCAKCQRRLTTEIKRARQMALLCYTATHSLEYRKKM
- the rplI gene encoding 50S ribosomal protein L9, with protein sequence MQLILRADVENLGSLGEVVTVKPGYGRNYLVPQGLAMPASEANLKVFDRERKKLQARMDSVRSAAQDVADKLAALALTIEVRVGENDKLYGSVTSAQIADLLAASGVEIDRKKIVLDDPIRALGDYVVEVKLHADVRGKVAVKVIKQGGHEPQAPEAASDSGTTAEEAAS
- the dnaB gene encoding replicative DNA helicase, encoding MEPQRKKPRAKAAGYPDGQSVTGKTLDRVSSDLLRKLPPQNLDAEKAVLGGVLLKNTVLFSLIDLVGEDDFYSPVHKTIYRAFLDLSRKNAAIDMVTLADELSKAGRLEEVGGPLYLAELAQSTVGAANALHHARIVREKSVQRRLIGAATDIITRCFEATQDINQLLDESEQAIFAIADAKTVQGVKSSKELVAAVFEQIEKRMESKELVTGVPTGYYQFDEYTAGLQPSDLIIIAGRPSMGKTAFALNVAMRSAAMHGVPTAIFSLEMSMEQLMQRMLCSWAKVDLSRLRRGRLDDDDWARLYEAANNLSPAPIFIDDTAALTTMEMRARCRRLKAEHGLGLVVVDYLQLMRASRHIDSREQEISDISRNLKALAKELHLPVVALSQLNRKVEERGDKRPMMSDLRESGAIEQDADVIIFLYRAAAYKRKEELTPEDNVAEIIIGKQRNGPTGMVKLTFFKEYTAFENLSDIPPPSEYGA
- a CDS encoding phenylacetate--CoA ligase family protein → MFYDDAEKWSRQEIEKAQVQRLRRTLARAAGSRFYGDLFRAKAIDPDTIHTLDDVRRIPFTTKADLRAAYPDGLLAMPVKDMVRMHVSSGTTGAPTVIYHTKNDLSWWASLMARCMYMVGIRPSDVFQNMSGYGLFTGGLGIHYGAERLGCLTIPAGAGNSMRQIKLITDFHVTAVHIIPSYAMHLANVVREMGMDPKDLPIRFALVGAEPYTEESRRRLEALYDMKVYNSYGLSEMNGPGVAFECPEQHGMHLWEDAYIAEIVDPETGDPVPDGELGELVMTTLGREGMPIIRYRTRDLTRFLPGPCPCGRVHRRIDRIAGRCDDMIIIKGVNIYPMQVEAILMAMPEVGQNYLIELDRVGDMDQIKVKVELKDEYFVEDMRALTALQKRITARLRDEILVTPKVELVEAKSLPRAEGKAKRVVDNRGAMS